The following are from one region of the Lysobacterales bacterium genome:
- a CDS encoding Fe-Mn family superoxide dismutase, which produces MPYELKPLSCDPAKLTGLSEKLIVSHWENNYGGAVKRLNAIEQQLAQLTWGAAPVFEINGLKREEMIASGSMILHEVYFDSLGGTGGDPGGALKQAIERDFGSVDAWRAEFTAMGKAQGGGSGWTLLVWSPRRERLVNAWAADHAHNLAGATPLVALDMYEHSYHMDFGAKAAAYVDAFMQNLSWTAAEAAFAKVEGGA; this is translated from the coding sequence ATGCCTTACGAACTGAAGCCCCTTTCGTGCGATCCAGCCAAGCTCACCGGCCTGTCCGAGAAGCTCATCGTCAGCCACTGGGAGAACAACTACGGCGGTGCGGTCAAGCGTCTCAACGCCATCGAGCAACAGCTGGCGCAATTGACCTGGGGAGCGGCGCCGGTGTTCGAGATCAACGGCCTCAAGCGCGAGGAGATGATCGCCAGCGGTTCCATGATCCTGCACGAGGTGTACTTCGATTCCCTCGGCGGTACCGGCGGCGACCCTGGCGGAGCGTTGAAGCAGGCCATCGAGCGGGACTTCGGCTCCGTGGACGCCTGGCGCGCCGAATTCACGGCCATGGGCAAGGCCCAGGGCGGCGGCTCCGGCTGGACCTTGCTGGTTTGGAGCCCGCGCCGCGAGCGTCTCGTGAACGCCTGGGCCGCCGACCACGCCCACAACCTGGCTGGGGCCACGCCGCTCGTCGCCCTCGACATGTACGAGCACAGCTACCACATGGACTTCGGCGCCAAGGCCGCAGCCTATGTGGACGCCTTCATGCAGAACCTGTCCTGGACGGCGGCCGAGGCTGCGTTTGCCAAGGTGGAGGGCGGAGCATGA